From Kiritimatiellia bacterium, the proteins below share one genomic window:
- a CDS encoding MmgE/PrpD family protein codes for MSNVKRDYVNQFPETTGNLHSRTQVLAEFVAGFDYERLPEKVVLETKRLLVDTLAAGFAGAAAKCSRINLEIADLFGGAPQASVIGQKVSRPFPLAGMVNAKMANALDFDDCYMNVAHFAPQTVFGALAAGEYAQISGKRLIAAVALGYDVAARICLSFMFWRVRRGLLTTRGSRQVYAANAFAAMASAAHALRLTTQNLKNAFGNCGHFAPCLTRSIMTVAPCDEMNKYCDAGWSTHTGIMAALFGWKGYKSSHYVLDGRDGYAAVMDIDHPDNEKLTEHLGEKWHILDAAFKTYPCCKYTHAPLEAFAELADEHRLCPEDVQRINVYVRPSHAVGFSARELPEDSDMPFTHNLPLNFAKVIYHIPLNAEWHETGHLRNARIRDFMKKVFVYPAGEALVTGVEDVYACGFPKEIPATVEILTKDKTYKRDKKRAKGDPWWGETRLSDQELFAKLSRCIRGSLPPADSARLFDLVMQLEKEDNLAEIGILFKKYAPT; via the coding sequence ATGTCAAACGTTAAACGGGATTACGTCAATCAGTTTCCCGAAACAACCGGCAACCTCCATTCGCGCACACAGGTGCTGGCGGAGTTCGTGGCCGGTTTTGATTACGAGCGCCTGCCGGAAAAAGTCGTGCTGGAAACAAAACGTTTGCTGGTGGACACCCTGGCGGCTGGTTTTGCGGGGGCCGCGGCGAAATGCTCGCGGATCAACCTTGAAATTGCCGACCTGTTCGGCGGCGCGCCGCAGGCAAGCGTTATCGGGCAAAAAGTTTCCCGGCCATTTCCGCTGGCCGGCATGGTAAACGCCAAAATGGCGAACGCCCTGGATTTTGACGATTGCTATATGAACGTTGCCCATTTCGCCCCGCAGACGGTTTTCGGGGCGTTGGCGGCCGGCGAATACGCGCAGATATCGGGGAAACGCCTGATTGCGGCCGTGGCGCTGGGATATGACGTGGCGGCCAGAATCTGCCTTTCTTTCATGTTCTGGCGCGTGCGGCGCGGACTCCTGACCACCCGGGGCAGCCGGCAGGTTTATGCGGCAAATGCTTTTGCGGCCATGGCGTCCGCGGCCCATGCCCTGCGATTGACAACGCAGAACTTGAAAAACGCTTTCGGAAATTGCGGCCACTTCGCGCCCTGTCTGACCAGGTCAATCATGACCGTCGCGCCCTGCGATGAAATGAATAAATATTGCGACGCCGGCTGGTCAACTCACACCGGCATCATGGCCGCCCTTTTCGGCTGGAAGGGATATAAATCCTCGCATTATGTCCTGGACGGCAGGGATGGTTATGCGGCCGTCATGGACATTGACCATCCGGACAACGAAAAACTGACGGAACATCTGGGGGAAAAATGGCACATTTTGGATGCCGCCTTTAAAACATACCCCTGTTGCAAATACACGCACGCCCCGCTGGAAGCGTTTGCCGAATTGGCGGACGAACATCGCCTGTGTCCCGAGGATGTGCAGCGGATTAATGTCTACGTCAGGCCGAGTCACGCGGTCGGTTTTTCGGCCCGGGAACTTCCGGAGGATTCCGATATGCCGTTCACCCATAATCTGCCGCTGAATTTTGCCAAGGTAATTTATCATATCCCTCTCAATGCCGAATGGCATGAAACCGGCCATCTGCGGAACGCCAGGATCCGAGATTTCATGAAAAAGGTGTTCGTCTATCCGGCGGGCGAGGCGCTGGTTACCGGCGTTGAGGATGTTTATGCCTGCGGATTCCCGAAAGAAATCCCCGCCACGGTGGAAATCCTGACTAAAGACAAGACATATAAAAGGGATAAAAAACGGGCCAAGGGCGATCCCTGGTGGGGGGAAACCAGATTGTCGGATCAGGAATTGTTCGCCAAATTATCCCGTTGCATCAGGGGCAGCTTGCCGCCGGCTGACAGCGCGCGCCTGTTTGATCTGGTCATGCAGCTTGAAAAAGAGGATAACCTTGCGGAAATCGGAATTCTTTTTAAGAAATACGCCCCCACATAG
- a CDS encoding acetylxylan esterase, with translation MKILAIMLIGGAMMLAGGRAQGNGHSNSFSTAPAPAGQADDNRQETSGKVFLSAKTDKKDALYNCGEKAGFAITAEVSGETAAEGHISVRLTRDGGEVITNLTLGLSNQSVIVAGTLAEPGFLRCNVSYAGTKTNVCAAAGFEPERIKTTAIVPDDFDAFWREGRAELAKIPADVRLAPLEKYSNAKQKCYLISFANLDNTRIYGFLSVPEGLQPPYPGYVTIQPAGKNPCVPNVCDWGAKGVLALQLGIHDYEVGLSPEESKKLYNKINKNGMYMQIGAPDRRRYYFRRVILGIDRALTYLAARPDFDGRHLVMEGSSQGGGLSLIMAGFNPQVTAVAANVPAMCDHAGHMAGRGAGWPALVRGAEEEKSLRLKMSPYFDVVNFARKIKCPSVLSVGFIDTTCPPSSVYSAYNEIKAPKRIFAAPLTKHDAVKPFYVFLNKWIPGQLGMGESVPPAATNPKKQNEDS, from the coding sequence ATGAAAATACTGGCAATCATGCTGATCGGCGGCGCCATGATGCTGGCCGGCGGCCGGGCGCAGGGAAACGGGCATTCCAACAGCTTCAGCACCGCGCCGGCCCCCGCCGGACAGGCGGACGACAACCGCCAGGAAACATCCGGGAAAGTTTTCCTTTCGGCCAAAACCGACAAGAAAGACGCGCTGTACAACTGCGGGGAAAAGGCCGGTTTTGCGATTACCGCCGAAGTTTCGGGAGAGACGGCGGCGGAAGGACACATTTCGGTTCGTCTGACGCGCGACGGCGGGGAAGTTATCACCAACCTGACGCTTGGTCTCAGCAATCAGTCCGTCATCGTTGCGGGAACGCTGGCGGAGCCGGGTTTTCTCCGCTGCAACGTCAGTTATGCGGGAACGAAAACAAACGTCTGCGCCGCGGCCGGCTTTGAGCCGGAACGCATCAAGACCACGGCGATTGTGCCCGATGACTTTGACGCGTTCTGGAGGGAAGGCCGGGCCGAGCTGGCGAAGATTCCGGCCGACGTCAGGCTGGCGCCCCTGGAAAAATATTCCAACGCGAAACAAAAATGCTATCTGATCAGTTTCGCGAATCTTGACAACACGCGCATCTACGGCTTTTTGAGCGTCCCGGAAGGATTGCAGCCGCCCTACCCCGGGTACGTGACCATACAGCCGGCCGGAAAAAACCCGTGCGTTCCGAACGTTTGCGATTGGGGCGCCAAGGGAGTATTGGCGCTCCAGCTCGGGATTCATGATTACGAGGTCGGACTTTCGCCCGAAGAAAGCAAGAAACTTTATAACAAAATCAACAAGAACGGAATGTATATGCAAATCGGGGCGCCGGACCGCCGGCGTTATTATTTCCGCAGGGTTATTCTCGGCATAGACCGGGCGCTGACTTACCTGGCGGCCCGGCCGGACTTTGACGGCCGGCATCTGGTTATGGAAGGAAGCAGCCAGGGGGGCGGATTATCTTTAATAATGGCCGGCTTCAACCCCCAGGTAACGGCAGTGGCGGCAAACGTGCCGGCCATGTGCGATCACGCGGGACACATGGCCGGCCGCGGGGCGGGCTGGCCCGCGCTGGTCCGCGGCGCCGAAGAAGAAAAGTCCCTGCGCCTGAAAATGTCGCCCTATTTTGACGTTGTCAATTTTGCGCGCAAAATCAAATGTCCGTCCGTTCTCTCGGTGGGTTTTATTGACACCACCTGTCCTCCCAGCTCGGTATATTCCGCCTACAACGAAATCAAGGCGCCCAAGCGGATCTTTGCGGCGCCGCTTACAAAGCATGACGCTGTGAAGCCATTTTATGTTTTTCTGAACAAGTGGATTCCCGGCCAGCTCGGCATGGGAGAATCGGTCCCACCGGCGGCAACAAACCCGAAAAAACAGAACGAAGACAGTTGA
- a CDS encoding FAD-dependent oxidoreductase: MKKEKKSILNDDYILEKPRRIPVLVKTDVAVAGGGVAGIAAAVAAARNGAKTILIEANGFLGGTATAVPMNWFGAYVPALHKGIMKEFLDRLEKKNGIIQKFFNPVTNGWLIGFSVDRFKMLAAEMLEEAGAKLLLHAWIADAVVKDRALKGVIVESKSGREAVLAKIVIDATGDGDVAARAGCAYEIGRESDGQTQGMTLTGPIMEGVNTRKLWNFMRAYRRKHPDEILEFIDDRLPFFVASGFKSMLKNARKKGDLHFDYDTVWINGRLGTDKGEIDGSFVANVDGTNARDLTLAETESLKQLASLEAFARKYIPGFEKGKILDRRGWVSVGVRETRRITGDYLLTEEDVRRAKKFPDAIARNLAPIDIHAPEGQRFTTLKKAYDIPYRCLTPKGWENILVAGRCISVTHEALASTRYMPCCIAVGEAAGTAAALAAKSKTALRKVNVQRLKKTLKKQNAAT, encoded by the coding sequence ATGAAAAAAGAAAAGAAATCAATCCTGAATGATGATTACATCCTGGAAAAACCGCGCCGGATTCCCGTGTTAGTCAAGACCGACGTGGCCGTGGCCGGCGGCGGAGTGGCCGGCATCGCGGCGGCCGTGGCCGCCGCCCGGAACGGCGCCAAAACCATCCTGATTGAGGCCAACGGCTTCCTGGGCGGAACGGCGACGGCCGTGCCCATGAACTGGTTCGGCGCTTATGTCCCCGCCCTGCACAAGGGCATCATGAAGGAATTCCTGGACCGGCTGGAAAAAAAGAACGGCATTATCCAGAAGTTTTTCAACCCGGTAACCAACGGCTGGCTGATCGGCTTTTCCGTGGACCGTTTTAAAATGCTGGCGGCCGAAATGCTGGAGGAGGCCGGCGCAAAACTGCTCCTGCACGCCTGGATTGCGGACGCCGTTGTCAAGGACCGCGCGCTGAAAGGGGTGATCGTGGAAAGCAAATCCGGCCGGGAAGCCGTCCTCGCCAAAATCGTCATAGACGCCACCGGCGACGGCGACGTGGCCGCGCGGGCGGGATGCGCCTATGAAATCGGCCGGGAGAGCGACGGTCAGACGCAGGGCATGACCCTGACGGGGCCGATCATGGAAGGCGTCAATACGCGCAAATTATGGAATTTCATGCGCGCCTATCGCCGGAAACATCCGGACGAAATTCTGGAATTTATTGACGACCGCCTGCCCTTTTTCGTGGCCAGCGGATTCAAAAGCATGCTGAAAAATGCCCGCAAAAAGGGCGATCTGCATTTTGATTACGACACGGTCTGGATCAACGGACGCCTGGGCACGGACAAGGGCGAAATTGACGGCAGTTTTGTGGCAAACGTTGACGGCACAAACGCGCGGGATTTGACTCTTGCCGAAACCGAATCCCTGAAACAGCTTGCGTCCCTGGAGGCGTTCGCCAGAAAATATATCCCGGGATTTGAAAAGGGGAAAATACTGGACCGGCGCGGGTGGGTATCCGTCGGCGTGCGCGAAACGCGGCGGATCACTGGCGATTATTTATTGACGGAGGAAGACGTGCGCCGGGCAAAAAAATTCCCGGATGCCATCGCCCGCAATCTGGCGCCGATTGACATTCACGCGCCCGAAGGCCAGCGGTTTACCACGCTGAAAAAAGCATATGACATTCCGTATCGCTGTCTGACGCCAAAAGGATGGGAGAACATTCTGGTTGCGGGGCGATGTATTTCCGTGACCCATGAGGCGCTCGCCTCCACGCGCTACATGCCCTGTTGCATCGCCGTCGGCGAAGCCGCCGGCACCGCCGCGGCGCTGGCGGCAAAGTCAAAAACCGCGCTCCGCAAAGTAAACGTACAACGCCTGAAAAAAACATTGAAAAAACAAAACGCCGCGACCTGA
- a CDS encoding GntR family transcriptional regulator gives MSSLTQKKKSARRNPVAVYAAMQDDIRMQIASGKLKPDAPLLSEFELSKKYGISRGSVRTGLRLLRENGIIRVLPGKGAFVARPSALHSVLRRNRIALIIPGLEDSDHQIYEGISSVLDEAGAVLSIFNSRHSIKQENDNLLLLLEREEEGAIIFPNWGRANAQMIYELKHADYPFVLIDRYFRDLETDYVVTDNKQGGFLAGEHLIKLGHRKIGVILGVHCTAVDDRYAGFLDALGQYKQVLDPNMIVRMEEPVGNEPGHGGYETAMALLQKKPTAIFAVNDFIARETMNAAKAQNLSVPGDISVIGFDNQSFTETLVPPLTTIAQPFREIGRKAAAILISKINNRTNRVIQETLPPALVVRESCNNINVGRML, from the coding sequence GTGTCTTCATTAACGCAGAAAAAAAAATCAGCCAGAAGAAACCCGGTCGCGGTTTATGCCGCCATGCAGGATGACATCCGCATGCAAATTGCCAGCGGAAAACTGAAACCGGATGCGCCGCTGCTTTCCGAGTTTGAACTGTCCAAAAAATACGGCATCAGCCGCGGCTCGGTCCGCACCGGCCTGCGCCTGCTTCGGGAAAACGGAATTATCCGCGTCCTGCCCGGGAAGGGCGCGTTCGTCGCGCGGCCTTCCGCCCTCCATTCCGTTCTCCGGCGAAACCGGATCGCCCTGATCATCCCCGGCCTGGAGGATTCGGACCACCAGATTTACGAGGGAATATCCTCGGTTCTGGACGAAGCCGGGGCGGTGCTTTCCATCTTCAATTCCCGCCACAGCATTAAACAGGAAAACGACAACCTGCTGCTGCTGCTGGAGCGGGAGGAGGAAGGGGCGATTATTTTCCCAAACTGGGGCCGGGCCAACGCCCAGATGATTTACGAGCTCAAACACGCCGATTATCCATTTGTCCTGATTGACCGGTATTTCCGCGACCTGGAAACCGATTACGTCGTAACCGACAATAAACAGGGCGGCTTCCTCGCCGGCGAACATCTGATTAAACTGGGACACCGTAAAATCGGCGTGATCCTCGGGGTGCACTGCACCGCCGTGGACGACCGATACGCCGGTTTCCTGGACGCCCTGGGCCAATACAAACAAGTGCTTGATCCGAACATGATCGTTCGCATGGAGGAACCGGTTGGAAACGAGCCCGGCCACGGCGGTTACGAAACGGCCATGGCCCTCCTGCAAAAAAAACCCACCGCCATTTTTGCGGTTAATGATTTTATCGCCCGCGAGACCATGAACGCCGCAAAAGCTCAAAACCTCTCCGTTCCCGGCGACATCTCCGTAATCGGGTTTGACAATCAAAGCTTTACCGAGACGCTTGTGCCGCCGTTGACGACGATTGCCCAGCCGTTCCGTGAAATCGGCCGCAAAGCGGCGGCAATACTTATATCAAAAATCAATAACCGAACGAACCGTGTCATCCAGGAAACGCTCCCGCCCGCGCTTGTTGTCAGGGAAAGCTGTAACAACATTAATGTTGGCCGAATGCTTTAA
- a CDS encoding ArgE/DapE family deacylase — protein sequence MSIRLDSVDTQLTALADHCREEALSLLRQMIAFDSRGIEQGVRGNEGKAQQFMAAQLRKLGAAVDVFEPDNRRIKKYADFNPGHDYHGRPNVAATFKGRGGGKSLILNGHIDTVSAGDVSAWKHDPYGGEIENGRLIGLGAVDMKGGLAAMLMAMRIIKRAGIKLRGDVIFQSVVDEEGGGNGTLACVERGYKADAALIAEPTSLAICCAHRGAMHAGIQVRGLTTHASLKSKGVNAIEKMMLILGALEDLNRQWQVSKKHALLPSPAITCCQIAGGTGASIIPAACEAKINVKYLPAENAPDVRAEVEKRVRDSARRDKWLKKNPPQIIWLLNTPPYETSTAHPLVSVLRRTIAGLKGKPKITGLPSGADARILNNIGKTPSFIAGPGELAQAHHIDEALPIAEYLQSIKIFAVAICRWAETN from the coding sequence ATGAGTATCCGTCTGGACTCGGTGGACACGCAATTGACCGCTCTGGCCGACCATTGCCGCGAGGAGGCGCTGTCCCTCCTCCGGCAAATGATCGCTTTTGATTCGCGGGGAATTGAGCAGGGTGTCCGCGGCAACGAGGGGAAAGCCCAGCAATTCATGGCCGCCCAACTGCGCAAACTGGGCGCCGCCGTGGACGTGTTTGAGCCGGACAACCGGCGGATAAAAAAATACGCCGACTTCAACCCCGGCCATGACTATCATGGACGGCCCAATGTCGCGGCCACCTTCAAGGGCCGCGGCGGCGGAAAATCCCTGATTCTCAACGGACACATTGACACGGTTTCCGCCGGAGATGTTTCGGCCTGGAAACATGATCCATATGGGGGCGAGATTGAAAACGGCCGGCTGATCGGCCTGGGCGCAGTGGACATGAAGGGCGGGCTCGCGGCCATGCTGATGGCCATGCGCATTATCAAGCGCGCCGGAATCAAACTGCGCGGCGACGTCATTTTCCAGAGCGTGGTTGACGAGGAAGGCGGCGGCAACGGCACGCTGGCCTGCGTGGAACGCGGGTATAAGGCGGATGCGGCGCTGATCGCGGAGCCGACCAGCCTGGCCATCTGCTGCGCCCACCGCGGCGCCATGCACGCCGGCATTCAGGTCAGGGGCTTGACCACCCACGCCAGCCTGAAATCCAAAGGCGTGAACGCCATTGAAAAAATGATGTTGATTCTCGGGGCACTGGAGGATTTGAACCGGCAATGGCAGGTCTCCAAAAAACACGCCCTCCTCCCCTCGCCGGCCATCACCTGCTGTCAAATCGCGGGCGGGACGGGCGCCTCCATAATTCCGGCCGCGTGCGAAGCTAAAATCAATGTCAAATACCTGCCCGCGGAAAATGCGCCGGACGTGCGGGCGGAAGTGGAAAAGCGCGTTCGGGATTCGGCCCGGCGGGATAAATGGCTGAAAAAAAATCCCCCGCAAATCATCTGGCTTCTGAACACGCCTCCCTATGAAACATCCACCGCCCACCCGCTGGTTTCCGTTTTGAGGAGGACGATCGCCGGATTAAAGGGAAAACCGAAAATAACCGGCCTGCCTTCCGGCGCCGACGCGCGCATTTTGAACAATATCGGGAAAACCCCAAGCTTCATCGCGGGCCCCGGCGAACTGGCGCAGGCGCACCATATTGACGAGGCGCTCCCGATTGCGGAATATCTGCAGTCCATAAAAATTTTTGCCGTGGCAATCTGCCGCTGGGCGGAAACCAATTGA
- a CDS encoding aspartate aminotransferase family protein: MKITRPNVKKYPGPKAVKILKDLQKYESAGDLCFANYAGLPPVIKEAKGVFVRDVDGNTFLDLTSGFAALNLGHCPQEVIEAACKQMKTVHHTAQQPTEVRVQLAKKLVAMAPGKLRNNSKVQYDTGGTNAVEVGMKIAKACTKRPYILCYQGAYHGRSHGTLSVTCFPFLKENFFPIMPGAVRIPYPYCYRCPFGRSYPGCELFCAKHIENMFQDPTWGLIDRKKGTNLVAGLLFEPAQGAGGYIVPPAEYWKEVRRICEKYDVLLIDDEIQMGWGRSGEMFSIEAFDTYPDIMMVGKAFTAGVIPNAAILAPIKIMDVLKPIHQSVTFSGNPVGAAAALAMIATIEKRKLLDHVRKMGAYFLERLQELMEKHEIIGQVQGKGFILSMELVKNRRTKEPFESINVVKAAMRKGLLLTISGHFGNRLNIVPPLVITKGEIDIGVKILDEALGAVEK; this comes from the coding sequence ATGAAAATCACGCGCCCTAATGTCAAGAAGTATCCCGGGCCAAAAGCCGTTAAAATTCTCAAGGATTTGCAGAAATACGAGTCCGCGGGGGACCTGTGTTTCGCCAACTACGCCGGCCTGCCGCCGGTTATCAAGGAGGCCAAAGGCGTTTTCGTCAGGGACGTGGACGGCAACACCTTCCTTGATCTGACCTCGGGTTTTGCGGCGCTCAATCTCGGCCATTGTCCGCAGGAAGTGATTGAGGCGGCCTGCAAACAGATGAAAACGGTGCACCACACCGCCCAGCAGCCGACTGAAGTCAGGGTGCAGTTGGCGAAAAAACTCGTCGCGATGGCGCCGGGCAAGCTCAGAAACAACAGCAAGGTGCAGTATGATACCGGCGGAACCAATGCGGTGGAAGTTGGCATGAAAATCGCAAAGGCCTGCACAAAACGGCCCTACATTCTCTGTTATCAGGGCGCCTATCACGGCCGCTCGCACGGCACCTTGTCGGTAACCTGTTTCCCTTTCCTGAAGGAAAATTTTTTCCCCATCATGCCGGGAGCCGTGCGCATCCCCTACCCCTACTGCTACCGCTGTCCGTTCGGGCGCAGTTACCCGGGCTGCGAACTGTTCTGCGCAAAACATATTGAAAACATGTTTCAGGATCCGACCTGGGGCCTGATTGACCGCAAAAAAGGAACGAACCTGGTGGCCGGCCTGCTCTTTGAGCCGGCGCAGGGCGCGGGCGGATACATTGTTCCTCCGGCTGAATACTGGAAGGAAGTGCGCCGCATTTGCGAAAAATACGACGTGCTTCTCATTGACGACGAAATCCAGATGGGCTGGGGGCGTTCCGGGGAGATGTTCTCCATAGAAGCCTTTGACACTTATCCGGATATTATGATGGTCGGCAAGGCGTTCACCGCCGGCGTCATTCCGAATGCGGCCATTCTTGCGCCCATAAAGATCATGGACGTGCTCAAGCCCATTCATCAAAGCGTCACGTTCTCGGGCAACCCCGTCGGCGCGGCGGCGGCGCTAGCCATGATTGCCACGATTGAAAAGAGAAAACTGCTTGACCATGTGCGCAAAATGGGGGCTTATTTCCTGGAACGGCTCCAGGAATTGATGGAGAAGCACGAGATCATCGGCCAGGTTCAGGGCAAGGGGTTCATTCTTTCTATGGAATTGGTCAAAAACCGGCGGACCAAGGAGCCGTTTGAAAGCATCAATGTCGTCAAGGCGGCGATGCGCAAAGGTCTGCTCCTGACCATCTCGGGCCATTTCGGCAACCGATTGAATATCGTGCCGCCCCTGGTCATCACGAAGGGTGAAATTGACATCGGCGTGAAAATCCTGGATGAAGCGCTGGGCGCGGTTGAAAAATAG